A genome region from Carya illinoinensis cultivar Pawnee chromosome 2, C.illinoinensisPawnee_v1, whole genome shotgun sequence includes the following:
- the LOC122300703 gene encoding AT-hook motif nuclear-localized protein 20-like gives MDPASNSSALNKRHRDQISMNESNDRSNGERGDEDEDRDNGDEPKEGAVEVGPRRPRGRPPGSKNKQKPPIFVTRDSPNVLKSHVMEVAGNADIAESIAQFARRRQRGVCVLSGSGSVANVTLRQPAAPGSVVALQGRFEILSLTGAFLPGPSPPGSTGLTVYLAGGQGQIVGGSVVGSLVAAGPVMVIAATFSNATYERLPLDHQDEDEAAGSAVRQGTAAGGSPPAIGSSGSGAGQLHHAAGLHLADPSSSLPVYNLTPNLLPNGAQMGHDAYAWAHARPPY, from the coding sequence ATGGACCCGGCTTCAAATTCTTCTGCGCTAAACAAACGCCACAGAGATCAGATTTCCATGAACGAAAGCAACGACAGAAGTAACGGAGAAAGAGGAGATGAAGACGAAGATAGAGACAACGGAGACGAGCCTAAAGAGGGTGCGGTTGAGGTTGGACCTCGTAGACCAAGAGGACGGCCTCCTGGGTCTAAAAACAAACAGAAACCACCCATCTTTGTGACCCGAGACAGCCCAAACGTGCTCAAGAGCCATGTCATGGAGGTGGCTGGTAATGCTGACATAGCAGAAAGCATAGCCCAATTCGCTAGGAGGCGTCAACGAGGGGTTTGTGTGCTTAGCGGGAGTGGCTCCGTGGCTAACGTCACCCTGAGACAACCTGCGGCACCTGGCTCTGTGGTAGCACTTCAAGGCAGGTTTGAGATCCTGTCTCTGACCGGGGCCTTCCTTCCCGGACCATCCCCTCCGGGCTCGACCGGGCTCACTGTGTATTTAGCCGGAGGTCAAGGGCAGATAGTGGGAGGAAGTGTGGTTGGCTCATTGGTTGCGGCAGGGCCAGTCATGGTCATTGCCGCAACCTTTTCTAATGCAACATATGAGAGATTGCCTCTTGATCATCAGGATGAAGATGAGGCTGCAGGCAGCGCAGTGCGTCAGGGCACCGCAGCTGGAGGCTCCCCACCCGCAATTGGGAGTAGCGGAAGCGGGGCGGGACAGCTGCACCATGCCGCTGGACTGCATCTTGCAGATCCCAGCTCATCGCTGCCTGTTTATAATTTGACACCAAATCTACTCCCCAACGGCGCGCAGATGGGGCACGATGCTTATGCTTGGGCTCACGCACGGCCTCCTTACTAA